AATTCATGGTATCACAGATAAATTTCTAACTGGAAAGCCTAAGTTTGAAAAAGTTGTTAACGAATTTATGGAATACATTAAAGGTGCCACATTGATTATCCATAATGCACCATTTGACTTAGGCTTTCTAAATCATGAGTTAAAAATATTTGGATCTGAAGATCGTATTGAAGACCACTGCTCAATAATCGACACACTAGAGCTTTCTAGGCAACAACGCCCAGGCACGCTTCACAACCTAGATTCCTTATGTCGTCGTTTTGAAATTGATGCCAGCGCACGAACTGTTCATGGTGCATTATTGGATGCTCAAATTCTTGCACAGGTTTACCTAGCCATGACAGGTGGCCAATCTACTTTGTTTAGCAATGATGGCTCATCTAATGAAAAAGTTCAGAAAAATCAAAAAATTATTCGAGTAAATACTGACATTGGTAAAATTAAAGTTGTACAAGCTAATGAACAAGAGCTCCAAGCACATATTAATTACTTTTCACAAGCTTAGTCATTAAGGGTTATTCATGATATATCAAGATTTAAGAGAGTTTATTACTGAGCTTGAAAAGCGAGGTGAACTAAAACGCATCACTACCCAAGTAGATGCGAATTTAGAAATTACTGAGATTTGTCGACGTACGCTTGACAAAAAAGGCCCTGCCTTATTATTTGAAAATGTCAAAGGTTCAAATATTCCTGTCTTGGCTAACTTATTTGGCACCACAGGTCGGGTTGCCTCAGCAATGGGTCAAGAAGATTTAGCAGCCCTTAGAGAGTTGGGTAAATTATTAGCCGAGCTAAAACAACCTGAGCCACCTAAAGGTTTAAAAGATGCTTTTGAGAAGCTACCCACTCTCAAAAAAGTTTTAAATATGCCGGTTAAGCTGGTTAAAAAAGGACAGTGTCAAGAGGTTATTATTGAAGGGAATGATGTAGATTTATCCACCTTACCAATTCAAACATGTTGGCCAGGGGATGTTGCCCCTCTTATAACCTGGGGATTAACCATTACCAGAGGCCCCTTAAAAAAACGCCAAAATTTAGGCATATATCGCCAGCAAGTGATTGGCAAAAACAAGCTAATTATGCGCTGGCTATCGCATCGTGGTGGCGCACTAGATTTTAAAGATTGGTGTGATAAAAATCCAGGTCAGCCATATCCAGTTGCTGTGGCCATTGGCGCTGATCCTGCCACCACATTGGCAGCAGTGACACCCATTCCTGACAGTCTAAGTGAATATGGCTTTGCCGGCTTATTGCGTGGCAAAAAAACCAAAGTATGCACCTGTATTGGTAATGATTTACAAGTACCAGAAAACGCTGAAATTATTCTTGAAGGCGTAATTTATCCAGATGAAATGGCTGATGAAGGCCCTTATGGTGATCACACTGGATATTACAATGAGGTTGAAAGATTCCCGGTTTTTACTGTTGAGCGTATCACTCATCGCAAAAATCCAATTTATCATTCGACTTACACTGGTAAGCCGATAGATGAGCCTGCCATTTTAGGTGTGGCACTTAATGAAGTTTTTGTGCCACTATTGCAACAGCAATATCCAGAAATTACAGATTTTTATCTACCACCAGAGGCTTGTTCATATCGTATGGCTGTTGTTAGTATCAAGAAGCAATATCCTGGTCATGCTAAGCGAGTAATGATGGGAGTTTGGTCATTCTTACGCCAATTTATGTATACCAAGTTTGTTATTATTGTAGATGATGATATTGATGTAAAAGATTGGAAAGAAGTCATCTGGGCAATGACAACACGCGTTGATCCAATACGCGATACCACGCTCATTGACAACACACCAATCGATTATCTTGATTTCGCCTCCCCTGTTTCTGGCCTAGGTTCCAAAATGGGCATTGATGCCACCAACAAACTTCCTGGTGAGACTGATCGAGAATGGGGTACACCTATTGTGATGAATAATGATGTCATTCAAAGAGTTGATGACATTTGGCAAGCGTTGGAAATTGACTAATTACAAAAAATCCTAAATTTAGCCATTTACAATTCAGTTTAACAAAGTATAATTCTTTTTTTTCGGAGTATAGCGCAGTTTGGTAGCGTACCTGGTTTGGGACCAGGTGGTCGGGGGTTCAAATCCCTCTACTCCGACCAAAATTATAAATAGCACTATGTTAGTACTATTTTTTGCGCCCTTAGCTCAGCTGGATAGAGCAACGGCCTTCTAAGCCGTAGGCCTCAGGTTCGAATCCTGAAGGGCGCACCATATTATGGCGGGAATAGCTCAGTTGGTAGAGCCCTGGATTGTGATTCCGGTGGTCGCGGGTTCGAGCCCCGTTTCTCGCCCCACTACTCTTAAGGGTTTTCACCCTTTTTCAATTTTCTGATTACTATTTAAGTAACCTATGTATAACCACATGGGAGAGAATTTTGCCGTTTACACAAAAGCTTAACTGTGCAAATATAGGTCTTGATATTGAATTGATTTACGAGTAAAGTAATGGCAAGAAAGATTTACTTGGTATAGGTATATTTATAGTTATAAAAATAAGATCGACTGGGCTAAAAAAATGTATAGCAAATACTACTACCCTTTAACATATCACTTAGCGCATAATAAATAATGGAAATTCTAGCGGGAATATTTTTAATTTTAATGGTGGCATTTGCAGTGATTTCTTATCCAATGATTTTGGCAGCTAGGAATGCCAAGAAGCAAGCCAAAGAAGAGGAATAATTATGAAGATATTATTACTAACTCTATTTCTATCATTTAGTTCTATTGGGGTTTCTTATGCTGACTTTCAAAATGGAATGAATGCTTTTGATAAAGGTGAATATAAGGTCGCACTTAAAGAATTTAAACCTTTAGCTAATCGTGGTGATATTGATGCACAATATATTTTAGGTGTTATGTATGACGATGGAAAAGGTGTAACTAAAGATAATCAACAAGCAATTAAATGGTATCGTAAAGCTGCCGACCAAGGTGATATTGATGCGCAAAATAATTTAGATGCAATTTATGAAATTGTAGTATGTAGTGCATCATGATAGATAATCTTTAAGTATTTTGTTACGAATATCTATACTAGATATATATTTGTGTGTAGATTGATTAGAATTTACTTGCGATCTACTTAAGTCTATCTGAAACAAAGTCAATAAAACTTTTCACTTTAGCAGGCATATATTGTCTACTTGGATACACGATAAATACGTCGATTACAATAGGCTGATAATCACCAAATAATTCTATCAATTCACCTTTTTTAATTTCTTCTCTTAGGTTGAACAGTGGTAATCTAGTGATACCTTGGCCTGCTATGCATAATTCTAATGCCATTTGCTCATTGTTAGTCAATGTATGGCTTTTAATTGTCGCCCTGGTCTCTATCTTTGTTTTGGAACTTATATAGCGCCAAATATTGTATTGTGGAATATGGTTAAGGCCAATTGTTTTATGCTTACTAAGATCTTTTGGGTGAACTGGGGAGCCGTATTTTTCTAAATATTTTGGAGAGGCAAGTGTTGCTAGTTTGGAAGAATAAATTTTTCGACTGATAAGATTTGAGTCTTCTAGTTTAATTGCACCTCGAAATACCAAATTAAAGCCTTCGCCAACGACATCAACATATCTACCTTCTAAATCTAACTCTATATTTACTTTAGGGTATTTATCCATGTATTCTAATATTAATGGCTGTAGCTTATATATCCCAAAACTTACTGGACAGCTTATTTTTAAATTACCTTGCGGCTCCAGCCGTTGCCCTTCAAGTTGTTGCTCTACTGTTTTCGCCTCATTAATAATATTTACACATTGGCGGTAATATAATTCACCTTCTGGGGTGAGACTTATTGTTCGAGTCGTTCTATTTAATAACAATACACCGAGCCTGGATTCAAGCCTGTTAATTACTTTACTTAAGTGAGAAGTACTATGTCCTGAGAGTCTTGCAGCGCTAGAAAATCCGTTGCTATCAACAACCATTGTAAATATCACCATTCCATCTAATATTTTGGCGTTCATAAGATGGTTTTATTAAAAGTCATATGGAAATAGTAAATGATAAATATAGTATTAATAGTCAATTTTATACAATATATAATGTTTGCTCTTACTTAAAAAGGAAATATAATGAAAAATGTAATGAATTCTAATGATCAGCCTTATGTTGTTGATATATCTGCAAACGAAACGAAATATATTTGTCAGTGCGGTAAGACTAGCACCCCACCATACTGCGATGGCACTCATCAAGGCAGTGATATTGAGCCATTAGCATATACAGCTAATGTAGATGAGCAGCTATATATTTGTGGCTGTGGAAAGTCTGCTGGAAAGCCTTTTTGTGATGGCTCTCATCAGACGATTTAAAATATTTTATAAAAAATAAAAAAAGGAGAATTATATGGATGACCAGGCAAAATTATTACTAAGAATAACTGTTGGATTTACCATGTTATTTCATGGTATCGCTAAATTTAATGGTATTGGTTTTATTAGTGGAACACTAGCTGGAATTGGACTGCCAGAGATTATCGCAAATGGCGTGTATATTGGTGAAGTGCTCGCACCATTAATGGTTATTGTTGGATTTTATACTCGAATTGGTGGATGGTTGATGGCTATCAATATGCTTTTTGCAATTGGCTTGATGCACTCTCAACAAATATTCACATTAACAGAACAAGGCGCTTGGGCTATTGAATTACAAGTTTTGTATCTATCAGCAGCTGTAGTAATTGCTTTGCTAGGTAGTGGAAAGTTTGCACTAAAAGCTGACTAATATTTAAAAGAGTAAGTGGTCATGATATTGTTAATAATATAGCAACTATCGACTTTTTAATCTTTATTAAGAATATTAAAAAAGGTGCTTAGGCGCCTTTTTTAACGCCCATAATAAGTTGATTTGTGAATATAATGATTGGAAAAATAAACTAACGCAAGCGGGAGTAAGCTATGGATTCAAGAGTAGAAGTAACAGATATTAAAATGCCATTTTTCTCAATGGTATGGTTCATGGTTAAATGGGCGGTAGCATCAATTCCGGCGATTATAATCTTGTGGTTTTTGTTTATGTTGTTTGGTGGTTTAATGGGTGGCTTTTCTCGTTATTAACAAACACCTTAAGCTTAGCAATTTTTAAGTTTCTATACCCATCTCGCGCAACATTAAATACGCTTCAAGATCATCACATCCACCCACATGCCTATCCGCTATGAATACTTGTGGGTAAGTAAGTTCGTCAGGTGCCATACTAAGCATATCGTCATTTTTCCATTTGATTTCATCAACTAAACGAACCTCATATTTAATACCCTGCTCATCTAGCATCTTTTTTGCTCGGCTACAATATGAGCAATTAGGTTTAGTCCAGATAATATTTTTCATTGTTAATCCTTTAAGAATTAGTCGCAAAAATTCGATTAACATCTTGCTCATCAAAAAATAAATGCTCGTTGCAAATCTCATTATGTATGGCTATTTCTCCGCGTTCTTTGAGTAAGTCACGCGCATCTTGTTCACCTAAATCATAGATGATTTTTTCAAACCGCTCT
This window of the Candidatus Thioglobus sp. genome carries:
- the dnaQ gene encoding DNA polymerase III subunit epsilon, translating into MERLIVLDTETTGIEPSEGHRIIEIGCTEIIDREITENNEYHQYIQPDRNVGDSVRIHGITDKFLTGKPKFEKVVNEFMEYIKGATLIIHNAPFDLGFLNHELKIFGSEDRIEDHCSIIDTLELSRQQRPGTLHNLDSLCRRFEIDASARTVHGALLDAQILAQVYLAMTGGQSTLFSNDGSSNEKVQKNQKIIRVNTDIGKIKVVQANEQELQAHINYFSQA
- the ubiD gene encoding 4-hydroxy-3-polyprenylbenzoate decarboxylase; translated protein: MIYQDLREFITELEKRGELKRITTQVDANLEITEICRRTLDKKGPALLFENVKGSNIPVLANLFGTTGRVASAMGQEDLAALRELGKLLAELKQPEPPKGLKDAFEKLPTLKKVLNMPVKLVKKGQCQEVIIEGNDVDLSTLPIQTCWPGDVAPLITWGLTITRGPLKKRQNLGIYRQQVIGKNKLIMRWLSHRGGALDFKDWCDKNPGQPYPVAVAIGADPATTLAAVTPIPDSLSEYGFAGLLRGKKTKVCTCIGNDLQVPENAEIILEGVIYPDEMADEGPYGDHTGYYNEVERFPVFTVERITHRKNPIYHSTYTGKPIDEPAILGVALNEVFVPLLQQQYPEITDFYLPPEACSYRMAVVSIKKQYPGHAKRVMMGVWSFLRQFMYTKFVIIVDDDIDVKDWKEVIWAMTTRVDPIRDTTLIDNTPIDYLDFASPVSGLGSKMGIDATNKLPGETDREWGTPIVMNNDVIQRVDDIWQALEID
- a CDS encoding sel1 repeat family protein, yielding MKILLLTLFLSFSSIGVSYADFQNGMNAFDKGEYKVALKEFKPLANRGDIDAQYILGVMYDDGKGVTKDNQQAIKWYRKAADQGDIDAQNNLDAIYEIVVCSAS
- a CDS encoding LysR family transcriptional regulator; translated protein: MNAKILDGMVIFTMVVDSNGFSSAARLSGHSTSHLSKVINRLESRLGVLLLNRTTRTISLTPEGELYYRQCVNIINEAKTVEQQLEGQRLEPQGNLKISCPVSFGIYKLQPLILEYMDKYPKVNIELDLEGRYVDVVGEGFNLVFRGAIKLEDSNLISRKIYSSKLATLASPKYLEKYGSPVHPKDLSKHKTIGLNHIPQYNIWRYISSKTKIETRATIKSHTLTNNEQMALELCIAGQGITRLPLFNLREEIKKGELIELFGDYQPIVIDVFIVYPSRQYMPAKVKSFIDFVSDRLK
- a CDS encoding CDGSH iron-sulfur domain-containing protein; this translates as MKNVMNSNDQPYVVDISANETKYICQCGKTSTPPYCDGTHQGSDIEPLAYTANVDEQLYICGCGKSAGKPFCDGSHQTI
- a CDS encoding DoxX family protein, with the translated sequence MDDQAKLLLRITVGFTMLFHGIAKFNGIGFISGTLAGIGLPEIIANGVYIGEVLAPLMVIVGFYTRIGGWLMAINMLFAIGLMHSQQIFTLTEQGAWAIELQVLYLSAAVVIALLGSGKFALKAD
- a CDS encoding glutaredoxin 3; amino-acid sequence: MKNIIWTKPNCSYCSRAKKMLDEQGIKYEVRLVDEIKWKNDDMLSMAPDELTYPQVFIADRHVGGCDDLEAYLMLREMGIET